One window of the Danaus plexippus chromosome 25, MEX_DaPlex, whole genome shotgun sequence genome contains the following:
- the LOC116775329 gene encoding brain-specific serine protease 4-like isoform X1: MKNNILNLISWVVLTKLVLSLHVVELEDDRYPRRAQLRTANDYDPERGDEITDDDEHHEIVSMLEERYKFVNDNTSTRFKIANDERHPVFPKSRTERKLAWAFRAYAVRRIVGGMETSISMYPYNVAISRNGKHWCGGSIIDEQWVLTAGHCFESAHDGDKKKLLPFIVRAGSSFHNRGGYQARVNRVFFPEKYAPGNADFDFSLLRLDRPMPIGRNIAVLNLPAKEYLVQTDDLLIVTGWGSTHESGFDHIPERLRFVPVPVMRLEQCQTAYRFYITPRMMCAGYATGGKDACNHDSGGPAVRDGVLIGIVSFGGKKCGDSRSPGVYSRVTEITDWVEATITDNEAIDVPELKAKIEKARLREKELQKFKARVEEKKNKIKDWLRETLKSPTFLKLAKKKLIDAGVIGNNMRRSHAQPYIDDNTLDEINLSHLINERILEDTERNEPEVLLRSLAMQEIMNESNELRRTDDDEVEEIIAYLSK, encoded by the exons atgaaaaataacattctcaATTTAATATCGTGGGTGGTGTTGACGAAGCTCGTTCTAAGTTTACACGTAGTCGAACTCGAAGACGATCGTTATCCTCGGAGGGCTCAACTGAGGACAGCAAACGACTATGATCCAGAACGTGGTGATGAAATCACCGATGATGATGAACATCACGAAATAGTCAGCATGTTGGAggaaagatataaatttgttaacgACAACACGTCCACCAGATTCAAAATTGCAAATGATGAAAGGCATCCAG TGTTCCCAAAGTCCAGAACCGAGCGGAAACTTGCGTGGGCGTTTAGAGCATATGCCGTGAGAAGAATCGTCGGTGGGATGGAGACCAGCATCAGCATGTACCCTTACAACGTGGCCATCTCCAGAAACGGAAAACATTGGTGCGGGGGGAGCATCATCGATGAACAGTGGGTTCTGACAGCTGGCCACTGCTTTGAATC AGCTCATGATGGGGACAAGAAGAAACTGCTGCCGTTTATTGTAAGAGCTGGTAGTTCTTTTCACAACCGTGGAGGCTATCAAGCCAGAGTTAATAGG GTTTTCTTTCCCGAAAAGTATGCCCCGGGCAATGCAGACTTCGACTTTTCCCTTCTCCGTTTGGATAGGCCTATGCCCATCGGTAGAAATATAGCGGTATTGAACCTGCCTGCCAAGGAATACCTCGTGCAGACGGACGACCTGTTGATTGTAACTGGATGGGGCAGCACACAC GAGTCCGGCTTCGACCACATTCCAGAACGCCTACGTTTTGTGCCAGTGCCGGTGATGCGTCTCGAGCAGTGCCAGACGGCATACCGTTTCTACATCACGCCGAGAATGATGTGTGCCGGATATGCCACTGGAGGAAAGGACGcctgtaat CATGATTCTGGTGGCCCAGCTGTGAGAGACGGAGTCTTGATCGGCATCGTATCCTTCGGCGGAAAGAAGTGCGGGGACTCTCGATCTCCAGGTGTATACAGCAGGGTGACTGAGATCACGGACTGGGTTGAAGCGACAATCACTGACAACGAGGCCATCGATGTACCGGAACTGAAAGCGAAAATAGAAAAGGCGCGGCTTAGAGAGAAGGAGTTACAGAA GTTCAAGGCCAGAGTGGAAGAAAAGAAGAATAAGATAAAGGATTGGCTCCGTGAGACGCTGAAGTCACCAACTTTCCTTAAATTGGCTAAAAAGAAACTGATAGACGCTGGAGTTATCGGAAATAATATGAGAAGGTCTCATGCACAGCCGTACATAGACGATAACACTTTAGACGAAATAAACCTATCTCATCTCATCAATGAAAGAATATTGGAGGATACGGAGAGGAACGAGCCGGAAGTACTGCTGAGGTCGCTGGCGATGCAGGAGATCATGAACGAGAGCAACGAACTACGGAGAACAGACGACGATGAAGTGGAAGAAATCATCGCCTATCtgagtaaataa
- the LOC116775329 gene encoding trypsin-1-like isoform X2 yields MMKGIQSRTERKLAWAFRAYAVRRIVGGMETSISMYPYNVAISRNGKHWCGGSIIDEQWVLTAGHCFESAHDGDKKKLLPFIVRAGSSFHNRGGYQARVNRVFFPEKYAPGNADFDFSLLRLDRPMPIGRNIAVLNLPAKEYLVQTDDLLIVTGWGSTHESGFDHIPERLRFVPVPVMRLEQCQTAYRFYITPRMMCAGYATGGKDACNHDSGGPAVRDGVLIGIVSFGGKKCGDSRSPGVYSRVTEITDWVEATITDNEAIDVPELKAKIEKARLREKELQKFKARVEEKKNKIKDWLRETLKSPTFLKLAKKKLIDAGVIGNNMRRSHAQPYIDDNTLDEINLSHLINERILEDTERNEPEVLLRSLAMQEIMNESNELRRTDDDEVEEIIAYLSK; encoded by the exons ATGATGAAAGGCATCCAG TCCAGAACCGAGCGGAAACTTGCGTGGGCGTTTAGAGCATATGCCGTGAGAAGAATCGTCGGTGGGATGGAGACCAGCATCAGCATGTACCCTTACAACGTGGCCATCTCCAGAAACGGAAAACATTGGTGCGGGGGGAGCATCATCGATGAACAGTGGGTTCTGACAGCTGGCCACTGCTTTGAATC AGCTCATGATGGGGACAAGAAGAAACTGCTGCCGTTTATTGTAAGAGCTGGTAGTTCTTTTCACAACCGTGGAGGCTATCAAGCCAGAGTTAATAGG GTTTTCTTTCCCGAAAAGTATGCCCCGGGCAATGCAGACTTCGACTTTTCCCTTCTCCGTTTGGATAGGCCTATGCCCATCGGTAGAAATATAGCGGTATTGAACCTGCCTGCCAAGGAATACCTCGTGCAGACGGACGACCTGTTGATTGTAACTGGATGGGGCAGCACACAC GAGTCCGGCTTCGACCACATTCCAGAACGCCTACGTTTTGTGCCAGTGCCGGTGATGCGTCTCGAGCAGTGCCAGACGGCATACCGTTTCTACATCACGCCGAGAATGATGTGTGCCGGATATGCCACTGGAGGAAAGGACGcctgtaat CATGATTCTGGTGGCCCAGCTGTGAGAGACGGAGTCTTGATCGGCATCGTATCCTTCGGCGGAAAGAAGTGCGGGGACTCTCGATCTCCAGGTGTATACAGCAGGGTGACTGAGATCACGGACTGGGTTGAAGCGACAATCACTGACAACGAGGCCATCGATGTACCGGAACTGAAAGCGAAAATAGAAAAGGCGCGGCTTAGAGAGAAGGAGTTACAGAA GTTCAAGGCCAGAGTGGAAGAAAAGAAGAATAAGATAAAGGATTGGCTCCGTGAGACGCTGAAGTCACCAACTTTCCTTAAATTGGCTAAAAAGAAACTGATAGACGCTGGAGTTATCGGAAATAATATGAGAAGGTCTCATGCACAGCCGTACATAGACGATAACACTTTAGACGAAATAAACCTATCTCATCTCATCAATGAAAGAATATTGGAGGATACGGAGAGGAACGAGCCGGAAGTACTGCTGAGGTCGCTGGCGATGCAGGAGATCATGAACGAGAGCAACGAACTACGGAGAACAGACGACGATGAAGTGGAAGAAATCATCGCCTATCtgagtaaataa
- the LOC116775330 gene encoding uncharacterized protein LOC116775330, with amino-acid sequence MTSSIAIIIAWALILNNIPVLYSTNVIIGKYPESKLIFLTSVCFLLRRISWFPSVLLTKVYPICLFLEIPLSLLTLECSLVHVWKPIEELILLYSDDILVQLNEKAQCEWIICSLCCGQTDCSHIFSSLMLKMISFIYLLTIYLIDKKI; translated from the exons ATGACAAGTTCAATTGCCATTATAATTGCTTGGGCACTTATACTAAATAACATACCTGTCTTATACAGCA CTAATGTAATCATCGGAAAATATCCCGagtctaaattaatattcctaACGAGCGTCTGTTTTCTTTTGAGGAGGATAAGTTGGTTTCCTAGCGTCTTGTTGACTAAAGTGTACCctatatgtttatttctgGAG atacCATTGTCGCTATTAACTCTCGAATGTTCCTTGGTGCATGTATGGAAGCCGATAGAAGAATTAATACTCCTATATTCTGATGATATCCTGGTCCAACTGAATGAAAAGGCTCAGTGTGAATGGATCATATGCTCTCTGTGTTGCGGACAAACCGACTGTTCTCATATATTTTCGAGCCTAATGCTTAAAATgattagtttcatatatttgcTCACAATTTATCtgattgacaaaaaaatataa